Part of the Pseudomonas sp. Leaf58 genome is shown below.
GGATTCTGGCTCAAAGTGAGGAATTTGGTCGGCCACATCTAACCAGAAATGTTCCTTTGGTTCGCGCTTAGGCAAAGCGGCTTTCACCACAGGAGAGACCGAAATCCACTCCTCAAGTGATGTACGCATCAGGCGGCGGAGCGAACCAACCACAAAACGTCGCTGAGAATCACTCGCTCATGGCCCTATCAACCCTGGGCTCCTCGCTCGTCTGCAAGCATCTCGTCGAGCAGCCGCGAGAGACTGAGTCTGGTGGGGGCGTCATGCCGCAGCAGGTCACTGTCCATCCCGCTCATGGGCAACGATCAGCTGCGCTTCCATTGCACACACGCAAGCGTGTGGTCTGGGCTCAGCCCCCGGCCGATGGTCACCCGAGCCGAACGATAGGCGCGGTACTTGGCCGGCCGCCGGACGAGGCACTGGGTGGTCAAGCTGGCAAGCATGTGTGCTCGGGTAGGCCAGCACTCGCTCGCTTGGGGCTGGCGTCGCCTCTCCTACAGTGGTTGGCGCAGCACAGCCACCGAGCATGGTGGCAATCGCGGTGGAGGCAAACAGTGAACTCCATCCTTGTGGTTGAAGCGGCGCAAAGCTATCACTGCACTCACCGCCCGCCAGGTGCTTGTTCTCCCGCAGGAGCCGCTCCAACCCACACGGTACCCGGCTGACTACCACAGTGCTGGCCGATTGATAGTATTGCCGCTATCTTTCAACTCTCAACCGGAACGGCACCACTTCCATGATCAAATCCGTTTTAACCACCATCTGGCCAAGCCTTGAGAGCGTTCTGAACACGCACGAAGAAAACATGGCCAACGCTTTGCCACATCTCCAAAAGCTATGCTTGTCGTGCAAATGCGGCGCGCTTGCGATCCCGATCCCAGGGACAGCGGATCGCTACCGTTGCCGCAAAGAGACGTGCGGCCGCCAGTTCATCAGCGCCACGCACAACATCGAGACAGAGCTGAGCGACCGTTATGGGGCTGCGGTGGTCAAGGACTACGAAGAGCTCGTCAAAGGCCTCCGCTAGAGCCACACGGCCTGGTGCAGGCAGCCTGTACCCATCCCTGACGGGGTGAGCTGACGTTCCATATGACCCTGGGCGGGCCTGCGAAGGCCACCCCCGCAGGGTAGCTGGGCCAAGGGAGGCTCCATGCCTGAGCAGCGATTGTAGAGTCGGGAGGCATCGGATAGCTTGAATGTCATTGACGATAGCTCCCTGAGAGACACCGACATGTCCCTTACCGCTCTTGAGCGTAGTGCTCTTTCAGCGTTACTCGCACGCAGAGCTGACAATGCTGCTGTTTACGCAGCTCTTACAGCAGCTAAGGGTGTGCGAGAGATCAATGAGATCGCAGGCCTTGAGGCTGACCCTCGGTACCGCTTGATTCGTGTTGACCATCGCCTGGGGACGGCGGAGAGGAATGAGTTCGAAATCGCCCTAGTCGACGATGTTGAGTTATCAGTAGCTTATTACGACCAGGTCACGCTCGTACGTGCCCCAAAAGTCAGTACCCGATACCTTGCGAGTAACCTGGCCTGGCGATCGGCGAGTAGCCGTCATTCGCTAGCACTCCGAGATATCTCCCAGAAAGTACTTTTCAGCTACCTCGTGAATCACTACGACATACTCCTAGCTGCGAACAAGATGGCAGATGAAGGAATTTTTTATTGGCCCCGACAGGTTTCTCGGGCGCTTAAAAAAGGCTTGCACGTCTACACCTACAACCCGACGACCCAAGCGATTCAGTCAATTCCAACGCAGCGCGCGCTCGATGACTTACAGGATCAGGTTTGGTCGGGCATCAGTCAGGACGACTTACAAGCTATTATCTCAATTTCTGCTCTAGTCCTTCGCTAACTGGGGTAGCGGACTCTAGAAGATGAGATCTTTGAACACATTTGACAAGTAAGTACTTCTTAATCAGTAAGCAAGGATGAGGTAATGCCATGAGTGACCAGGAGTTTTTTGGCCTGGAAGACATGTACTCCTCGATGGTTGAAATTGAGGGCTGTATAGCGAAGGTATGCTACAAATTTATAAGCGAGGAAGATTTCTCCAAGATAGATAACATAGCAGAGCTTCAGCTCGTGTATTGGAGCGAGATGATACAGAGGCTTCACATCAGTGGCGCAACTACAATACTAAGATTGAAAAAATGGTACGAATCTTTAGAGTGCGCCTATAAAGCCAAAAACTATTATGGATTTTGTGCTTCATTAAGGGGGCTGCTGGAGGCATGCTCGGACTCCTTTCATTCAATCGGCAAGGTTCTGCTACCGGTATCGGAAAACTTTTCTCACATAAAAACATCTATAAGCGGTGATGCCGATAAGACTGTATTGTCGAGCCCATTGGAGGATGAGCTGATTCATTACATGTTCGGCAGAAAGCTGTCTGCGGCAGAGAAAGACAAGTTTGAGGATAGCCATAAGGCCAAGCAGGTCCGGCAATATCTGAACTCAATTCAGAGCGGCTCATTGAATGATCTCTATTCGGAGCTGTGCCAGGTTTCCCATCCCTCGTTGCTGTCATTTATTCCGTTCATGATGGATCATCCCGAACACGGCCTTATGCTTCACAACGGGTCCGTGGATGAAGTGCTCAATGAAAATATCATGGATCGCTACAAATCCACTATTTACGAGACAATGGAGTTTGCCCTGTGGCCTGCCCTTTGTAGTTTAAAGCTCGTCAATATGCTTGGCGGGTCACTGCTAGAGGCGCTCTACACAAAGGATAAAGCCTTCGAAGGCTTAGAGAAACACGATTTGTGGATTAGGCTCGAAAACCTCATTCAGGCATCCTAATGATGCAAAATTCAGTGATGCCTATCTCTTCATTGATCACCTGTGTACTTTGCACCCACAGTGACTGCCCGCTGGGGCATGTTGAGCCATCACCACAAAAATACGCTCCAGCTTTGATACAGGAAATTTGCTATGGATGGAAAAAGAATTCAGGATTATTGGTCTAGCGAGGTTGATGCCCTCGTCAGAACATATCAACAGTTCGAAACGCTTATACCTTCCCCTAATGGTGCAGGGGCCGAGCACAAGGGTGAGGATGGTAGATTTGTTGAAGATCTTCTTCGCGAATATCTGAGCCGCCACCTTCCACAAGGGCTCGAAGTGCTCACTGGATTCATTCTTCGACCAGCTGTAAAAACCGGGGATTACGGGAGAGAGCGGTCGAAAGAATCGGATGCGCACTCAACGCAACTCGACATTATTGTATTTGATACAGCGAATTACCCTGTGTTTCAGCGTTTTGGTAACAGCGTCATCGTGCCACCCGAAGGTGTTGTCGGCATCATTTCCGTAAAAAAGCATTTGAATGACGGGGACATTAAAAAGGAATGCTCAGCACTTTTTGAAGCGGCGACCCTATGCCAGACGCTTGGATCTAACAACCCAAATGACAAAGTCCGAGGGCCATATCTGGCACTGGTTTCAGTGAAGTCAAAAATTGAAAAGTCGAGAACTGATGCCTTGAGCTGGATCTTCAACCAGGTTGGTGATGCTTACAACGGCAAGTCTGACGTCACTTTCGATAAACTTGTTGGCTTTATCGGAGCACTCGATGAGTGGAGCATATTCAAGCGACGCCCGGACAGTAACTTAACCAGTGCAGAGTATGTTGGCTTCAGACACCAAAATGGTGAGTCTCATCTAGGATTACAATTTCTCCTGACTGGAGTACTCAGCGTTTTCTACGACGAGACACGCAGGAATTTAAGACGACCTGGCTATACGGCGTTTCCTTCCCACCGCCCGCACGACACACACCTCGGCGGAGTACCTTGTACTAGCCTGCGTTAATTGGTTGACAACGGACTTCTGATTAAATCAAATCCGCCTGATCCAGAAAGATTTTTCTGTTGCAGCCTAAGTTTTCGGCAAACACAAAGAAATCTTTCTGTTATTAGCAAACGGCAGCCGTATGCACGGCCGTACCTACCACAGCGCTGAAGGAATACTGCCGTGACCGAGCCCCTGCATGCTCACGGCTGAGCGCACCAGGTGCAGGATGGCCAAGGCGCTATGACTCGATACTCTGATCCAGCTGCTGAATGCGCCTGCAGGTCTCGTAGAGCGAAATCAGGTCACCCTGAGCCATTACATCCAATGGGGATCGACCCGCAAAAAACGCATTCTCATTGGCGAGGCGAGCAAAGTCGCGAACGTTTTCCTGATTCGTGAAAATGTTGCGCAGTGCAGCATGCATGTTCAGCACCAAGCTGACTCTCTGCCGCTGATCGGCATCAAGCCTTCGTCCAGATCCAGGCGCCTTCGTCACACGACGATAGGTGGTAGCCGATATCCTGAGAATGGAACATGCCTGGGATGACGTCGCCCGCCATCCCTGAAGTATCCGCACAGCCACCTTCAGGGCCACGGCAGCCTGGTCACGTGATAGCACTAACGGTTGTGGCGTATTCATGGGGATCCCCTGCCAAGAGCTCAACCGATAATACACCTAAAGGAATGCACTGCTTGCGCCTGCAACCTGTACAGCTTGTCGCAGAGGCCCGTCACCAGCTATCGAACGGCCACTCAATGGTGATCGCTTCGAGCAGATTGGGCACAGATGCAATTATCGACAAGCACTTGGTCCAAGTAGCCGCCGCAGAGCTGCTGGAGCTGGATGGACCACCAATCAGGCAGGCTTTTGAGGTACGAACTCTGTCTTCCGCGTCAGCTGTAGCTGAGCGAAGTTGCGAACCGGCTGATCTCGCTTAGGCAGATTTTCGAGCAATCCAAAATATTTGGAGCCGACGATGTCTGCATGGGCCACCATCGCTTCCGGCCCAGCCGTATCGTAGACGCGAAATGCCGGCGTATTGCATTTCTGAAACAGGATGGACCGCACGTCCTGGGCAAACATCGTCATGGCTCCAACGGACTCAATCGCTGGCTGCTTCGGCTTTTTCCGCACATCAATCAGATTGCAGAAACTGAGCACACCGCTGATTCCAGCCTTCGCATACTCCAGCCGTGTTACCGACAGTCCTTGGGTGAATGCCCTGTCGAATACCTTGTGAGTCACCGTACCGTCCTGGGCCGTGTGGTGAGGATGGCTCGCGCAGGCTGCGACCTGCTCCGTTTGCTGGACCGGTTTCGGAGAGTGACGGCTTACCGATGTTGTCGGGCAGGAGCAATTGTGTTCACACACCAAGAGCACACTAACTCGCTCGGCAAATTTTTCGGCACTGCCTTTACTGTTGATTGCCTGCTGGCAGGCGCTACAGATTCTGGTACTGGTCATCCGTGAAGTACTTACTCAGATACAATGTCAGGGAGTCGTCCAACCGCTCGGAAGGGCTGACGCCGTCGCAAATATAGTCATCACCTCGTGATACGAAGTATGAGTATCCATCGCTACCATCAAAATCAGCAGAGATATAAAAATCGTTACCGGTCCAAACAACAGCTACAGACCCGTCTCCTCCCATTGTCACACTGGGCACACGAACGAATTTCCGCTGTACCACATGCAAGAATATCTCAACTTCCTTTACCGCTTCCGGAGAAGCAGGAAGCCCACCATAGCCATCCCAATTTTCGTCTTCTTCGGCGAACACCTTAAGCCGTTTGGAGGCATAGGTATAATCGGGATACTTATACGTCTCAGGCTGAGGTGCAATTAGCTTGGTATAACCATGAGCATTGAATGCGGCCGTTAAGGAGCGCGACTCAAATCGCTCAGGCGTGAGATGCTTGACGTACAAATTGAAATGATACGCTTGCCGTAGAAATTCAGCCGTGTTGTCGCACGTCTGCAGCATCCGACAAACCGCCTCTTGGAAGAGCAAATATTCTGAGCGGGTAATGCGCGATCGCTCAAGCTCCGTAAAAGCAGCCATGCTGGCGACTGCAACTGCCGAAAGGTAGTTAGGAAGCTCTACCCGCTGCTTTGACGTGTGCGAGGGCATTTCCCTGATGCAAGGAAACAACTCTATCCCAGGTTTCATTACCGTAGACACATTCGCACTCATGCGATTGCCTCCTGGTCAGGAAATAGCTCAAGGGAGTGCACAATATTGTCAGCAAGCACAGAAGACAACAGGAGCTTATTTATGCGATGCAGCTCATCAAACTTATCAAAAAGCTCTTCGAGACTCAAAGCGCTGGATGAATCCTCATGGAATTCTAATTGATGCATAGTATGAATATAAAGGTTAGTATCTTCATCTTCTAACGCTTTAGACACATGCAAATTAACC
Proteins encoded:
- a CDS encoding DUF6602 domain-containing protein; the protein is MDGKRIQDYWSSEVDALVRTYQQFETLIPSPNGAGAEHKGEDGRFVEDLLREYLSRHLPQGLEVLTGFILRPAVKTGDYGRERSKESDAHSTQLDIIVFDTANYPVFQRFGNSVIVPPEGVVGIISVKKHLNDGDIKKECSALFEAATLCQTLGSNNPNDKVRGPYLALVSVKSKIEKSRTDALSWIFNQVGDAYNGKSDVTFDKLVGFIGALDEWSIFKRRPDSNLTSAEYVGFRHQNGESHLGLQFLLTGVLSVFYDETRRNLRRPGYTAFPSHRPHDTHLGGVPCTSLR
- a CDS encoding antitoxin Xre-like helix-turn-helix domain-containing protein → MNTPQPLVLSRDQAAVALKVAVRILQGWRATSSQACSILRISATTYRRVTKAPGSGRRLDADQRQRVSLVLNMHAALRNIFTNQENVRDFARLANENAFFAGRSPLDVMAQGDLISLYETCRRIQQLDQSIES